One genomic segment of Candidatus Zixiibacteriota bacterium includes these proteins:
- a CDS encoding multiheme c-type cytochrome produces MQTLLSKFALFAAMLGSAVAAQNTTYRQVPNDLTEASRSCVECHQADMPGLVGEWRYSRHYGANVGCFECHQADPKDADAVEHNGYTIAVIVSPKDCSRCHLTEFDQFQASHHADAGKILGSLDNVLGEVVEGPMAAVNGCKQCHGTEVKVMADGKLDPTTWPNSGMGRLNPDGSKGSCAACHSRHSFDAALARQPENCGKCHLGPDHPQKEIYEESKHGIAYYANIDRMNLHSSSWIVGVDYSAAPTCATCHMSATRDLPLTHDVGDRISWTLRPPISQKVDAAAIKAGQKVKSWEARRSDMQKVCANCHTSTYVENFYQQYDGAVGLYNDKFATPATEIYNKLRSSGLITADNTFDEEIEWTYYFLWHHEGRRARMGAAMFAPDYTQWHGFFEVAARFYTEFVPQVEAIIEHGLATGNEKAAAAKEVQTVLEKVLNREDHLWFTGNEPEEIKKARMKAMEEFKKRYAN; encoded by the coding sequence ATGCAGACTCTGTTGAGCAAATTCGCTCTCTTTGCAGCAATGCTGGGCAGTGCTGTTGCCGCTCAAAACACGACGTACCGACAGGTTCCCAATGATCTGACAGAGGCCTCGCGGTCGTGCGTGGAATGCCATCAGGCGGACATGCCCGGATTGGTTGGGGAATGGCGGTACAGCCGGCATTACGGGGCGAATGTCGGGTGTTTCGAATGTCACCAGGCAGACCCCAAAGATGCCGACGCGGTCGAACACAACGGATACACGATCGCGGTCATCGTTTCGCCAAAGGACTGTTCCCGATGTCACCTGACGGAATTTGATCAGTTCCAGGCCTCGCACCATGCCGACGCCGGCAAAATCCTCGGTTCGCTTGACAATGTCCTCGGAGAAGTTGTCGAGGGGCCGATGGCGGCGGTCAATGGTTGCAAACAATGCCACGGAACCGAAGTGAAAGTGATGGCGGACGGAAAACTGGACCCGACCACCTGGCCGAATTCCGGCATGGGACGTTTGAATCCGGACGGTTCCAAGGGTTCCTGTGCCGCTTGCCATAGCCGACACTCGTTCGACGCCGCGCTGGCGCGACAGCCGGAGAACTGCGGCAAGTGTCATCTCGGCCCGGACCATCCACAGAAAGAGATCTACGAGGAGTCCAAGCATGGGATCGCCTACTACGCGAATATTGACCGGATGAATCTGCATAGTTCTTCATGGATAGTGGGAGTCGATTATTCGGCGGCGCCGACCTGCGCCACCTGCCACATGTCCGCTACCAGGGACCTTCCGCTGACCCATGATGTCGGTGACCGTATCAGCTGGACACTTCGACCGCCGATCTCCCAGAAAGTGGACGCCGCGGCGATTAAGGCCGGGCAGAAGGTGAAGTCGTGGGAGGCGCGCCGGTCTGATATGCAGAAGGTCTGCGCGAATTGCCACACTTCGACCTACGTGGAGAATTTTTATCAACAGTATGACGGCGCGGTGGGTTTGTATAACGACAAATTTGCGACTCCGGCAACGGAGATTTATAACAAGCTGAGGTCGAGCGGTTTGATAACGGCCGACAATACGTTCGACGAGGAGATCGAGTGGACCTATTACTTCCTGTGGCATCACGAAGGACGTCGCGCCCGCATGGGGGCCGCCATGTTTGCGCCGGATTACACGCAGTGGCATGGCTTCTTTGAAGTGGCGGCACGATTCTATACCGAGTTCGTGCCCCAGGTCGAAGCGATTATTGAGCATGGTCTGGCGACAGGAAATGAAAAGGCTGCCGCTGCCAAGGAAGTTCAGACAGTGCTTGAGAAGGTGCTTAACCGCGAGGATCATCTGTGGTTCACCGGCAACGAGCCCGAAGAGATCAAGAAAGCGCGCATGAAAGCGATGGAGGAGTTCAAGAAGCGATACGCGAACTGA
- a CDS encoding Fic family protein has translation MVQRKSGSFENISTAGGETCRAFIPNPLPPIPPLNIDTELKALEEKALLSLGRLDSVSTLLPDTSLFLYMYIRKEAVLSSQIEGTQSSLSDLLLWETEALPGVPVDDVQEVSNYVAAINHGLKRLRKGFPISLRLLKEIHAVLLSKGRGSDKTPGEFRTSQNWIGGTRPGNAIYIPPSPEKVVETMGALEKFLHNDPVRTPILQKLALAHVQFESIHPFLDGNGRLGRLMITLLLCAEEALSQPLLYLSLYFKTNRTQYYDLLQGVRVNGEWEAWLHFFLTGVHETSAQAVTTAQRLVKMFTRDRDKIAGLGRASGSALRVHDTLQRTPILSIAKAAKISKLSIPTATTAIGHLESLGLVREIRGRKRGKLYGYSEYVRILNQGTQPLS, from the coding sequence ATGGTTCAACGAAAGTCCGGAAGTTTTGAGAATATCTCAACAGCTGGGGGAGAAACTTGCCGAGCATTTATTCCGAATCCCCTGCCGCCCATCCCACCGCTCAATATCGATACGGAATTGAAAGCTCTGGAAGAAAAAGCCCTTCTGTCTCTTGGTCGCCTCGATAGCGTTTCAACCCTTCTCCCAGACACTTCTCTGTTCCTCTACATGTATATTCGGAAAGAAGCGGTCCTGTCCTCGCAAATCGAGGGGACGCAGTCCTCGTTGTCAGACCTGCTCTTGTGGGAAACAGAAGCGCTTCCTGGGGTACCTGTGGATGATGTTCAAGAGGTGTCCAACTACGTTGCAGCGATTAACCACGGCCTTAAACGATTGAGAAAAGGCTTCCCAATATCGCTTCGGCTGTTGAAGGAAATTCACGCCGTCTTACTCAGCAAAGGGAGGGGCAGCGACAAGACTCCCGGAGAATTCCGAACCAGTCAGAACTGGATAGGTGGCACGCGACCGGGAAACGCCATCTATATTCCACCATCGCCGGAGAAGGTTGTCGAAACCATGGGGGCACTGGAGAAGTTTCTGCACAATGATCCGGTCAGAACACCGATACTTCAAAAGCTGGCTCTTGCCCATGTCCAGTTTGAGAGTATCCACCCGTTTCTGGACGGAAACGGTCGCCTTGGACGACTGATGATTACGCTCCTGCTTTGTGCCGAAGAGGCGCTCTCTCAGCCGCTGCTTTATCTCAGTCTCTATTTCAAAACGAACCGTACGCAATACTATGATCTGTTGCAGGGCGTTCGCGTCAACGGTGAGTGGGAGGCTTGGCTGCATTTCTTTCTCACTGGAGTTCATGAAACTTCCGCCCAGGCAGTTACGACGGCACAGCGACTCGTCAAGATGTTCACTAGGGACCGTGATAAGATTGCCGGCCTGGGGAGGGCTTCCGGCTCGGCGCTGAGAGTCCACGATACATTGCAGCGAACCCCCATACTCTCAATTGCCAAGGCTGCGAAGATCAGCAAACTGAGTATTCCTACGGCCACTACCGCTATCGGACATTTGGAGTCACTCGGCTTAGTACGGGAGATTCGAGGCAGAAAGAGAGGGAAACTTTACGGCTATTCAGAGTACGTGAGAATTCTCAATCAAGGTACTCAACCTCTGTCATAA